cgcctcggcgaaAAGATCGCCCtgacgcgcgtcgcggctgTCTTTGCGCCCGAGgggcaggagcgcctcggcaccggcTCTTTTGCCCACGGCACtggcgcgtcggtcgcggcgccacaggcgccgacgcagGCGACATTTGCAAGCGGCCGCGTTGCATcgctgctcctcgtgcgcttcgcgggccgcgtcgcagaggccgcgcagcacgcgggCGCCAACGACCCGGTGCTGTCCGCatcgcgtgcgctgctgcgctccttggcgcGCCAGGCTGCGGGCTTCCCCACTACGTCTATCGAGGCTAGCGATGCGGCTtcgggcgacgagctgaGCACCGCGTTGCTTGCGCAGCCCTTTGCGATGCtcctgccgagcgccggcctcgacgaTAGTGCCTCGGGCGGCACGGTGAACGATGCGCTACAAAAGTGGGCCGAGACcatgggcggcgcgcgcgagagcgtgcgcgtccttggcctccGTCGCTGGGAAGTGGGCGAGACgaacgccgcgccggaGGACGACGGGCTGTCGTTTGCCGACGAGGTCAAGAAAGCTGCTGGCCTTTCATAGTATCTCTTGTACAAACGTTAGCAGTTGCACCCCGATGACCGAGGGTTCGCCGAGTCGATCCTGATCGGGTCAGGGTAGTCGGCGTAgagctccgcctcggcctcctgctgcagcgcattcTTGGCAATGGTCTGGaacgcctgctcgacgttGATCGCCTCCTTGGCCGAAGTCTCAAAGTAAGGAATGTTGCCTTTGCTCTGGCACCAGGTCATCGCGCGCTTCTGCGAGACGACACGCTTGCTCTCCTCCATATCGATCTTGTTGCCGAGCACCACGAACGGGAAGTTGTCGGGGTCGTGGGGGCTCGCCTGGATCAGGAACTCGTCGCGCCAGCTGTCCAGCGTCTCGAACGACTTGGGGTTGTTTACGTCGTACACAAGCACACAGCAGTCGGCACCACGATAAAACGCCACACCCAGCGACTGGAAGCGCTCCTGGCCAGCGGTGTCCCAGAGCTGCATCGTGAccaggcggccgtcgacCATCACCTCGCGCGTGAGGAAATCAGCACCAATCGTCGCCTTGT
This window of the Malassezia japonica chromosome 4, complete sequence genome carries:
- the GTP14 gene encoding Ypt/Rab-type GTPase Rab7 (EggNog:ENOG503NWMV; COG:U), yielding MATRKKVLLKILGDSGVGKTSLMNQYVNKRFSAAYKATIGADFLTREVMVDGRLVTMQLWDTAGQERFQSLGVAFYRGADCCVLVYDVNNPKSFETLDSWRDEFLIQASPHDPDNFPFVVLGNKIDMEESKRVVSQKRAMTWCQSKGNIPYFETSAKEAINVEQAFQTIAKNALQQEAEAELYADYPDPIRIDSANPRSSGCNC
- the TSF1 gene encoding Elongation factor Ts, mitochondrial (COG:J; EggNog:ENOG503P594) encodes the protein MLGRIARVGVRALSTSRPALEPARPSIQAIAELRRQVPGTSLIKAREALVASREASAPDTDSVPAAVAWLEENRKEEGAKRAAKVASRTTSEGTVGLCTLSDGLQTAAGRAAIVELNCETDFVARNELFGALVRDIAHTAAWYPVFAETTSSELVQEISAETLLDCPLMPYDQGAEAGDVRTVRAAITEVVARLGEKIALTRVAAVFAPEGQERLGTGSFAHGTGASVAAPQAPTQATFASGRVASLLLVRFAGRVAEAAQHAGANDPVLSASRALLRSLARQAAGFPTTSIEASDAASGDELSTALLAQPFAMLLPSAGLDDSASGGTVNDALQKWAETMGGARESVRVLGLRRWEVGETNAAPEDDGLSFADEVKKAAGLS